The following proteins come from a genomic window of Bos mutus isolate GX-2022 chromosome 23, NWIPB_WYAK_1.1, whole genome shotgun sequence:
- the TREM2 gene encoding triggering receptor expressed on myeloid cells 2 isoform X1 translates to MEPVVLLILLAVTELSRAHNTTVFQGMMGRSLRVSCPYNSLKHWGRRKAWCRQLGEEGLCQQVVSTHPSWLLSFLKRRNGSTAITDDALGGTLTITLRNLQTHDAGLYQCQSLHGSEADTLRKVLVEVLADPRDYQDPGDLWIPEGSESFENAQVEHSISRSLSEEESPFPPTSILFLLACIFLSKLLAASALWAAAWHGQKQRPPQASGPDCGHNPGYQLQTLTELRDV, encoded by the exons ATGGAGCCTGTCGTGCTGCTCATCCTGCTCGCTGTCACAG AGCTGTCCCGGGCGCACAACACCACGGTGTTCCAGGGCATGATGGGCCGCTCCCTGCGGGTCTCCTGCCCCTACAACTCCTTGAAGCACTGGGGGAGACGCAAAGCCTGGTGCCGCCAGCTGGGTGAAGAAGGCCTGTGCCAGCAAGTGGTCAGCACCCACCCCTCGTGGCTGCTGTCCTTCCTGAAGAGGCGCAACGGGAGCACGGCCATCACGGACGACGCCCTGGGGGGCACACTCACCATCACGCTGCGGAATCTTCAAACCCACGACGCTGGGCTCTACCAGTGCCAGAGCCTCCATGGCAGCGAGGCTGACACCCTCAGGAAGGTCCTGGTGGAGGTGCTGGCTG ACCCCCGTGATTACCAGGACCCTGGAGATCTCTGGATCCCTGAGGGGTCCGAGAGCTTCGAGAATGCCCAGGTGGAGCACAGCATCTCCAG GAGCCTTTCAGAAGAGGAGAGCCCCTTCCCACCCACTTCCATCCTCTTCCTCCTGGCCTGCATCTTTCTCAGCAAGCTTCTAGCAGCCAGCGCCCTCTGGGCTGCAGCCTGGCATGGGCAGAAACAACGGCCACCCCAGGCCAGTGGACCGGACTGTGGCCACAACCCAGGTTACCAGCTCCAAACTCTGACAG AGCTGAGAGACGTATGA
- the TREM2 gene encoding triggering receptor expressed on myeloid cells 2 isoform X2: MMGRSLRVSCPYNSLKHWGRRKAWCRQLGEEGLCQQVVSTHPSWLLSFLKRRNGSTAITDDALGGTLTITLRNLQTHDAGLYQCQSLHGSEADTLRKVLVEVLADPRDYQDPGDLWIPEGSESFENAQVEHSISRSLSEEESPFPPTSILFLLACIFLSKLLAASALWAAAWHGQKQRPPQASGPDCGHNPGYQLQTLTELRDV, encoded by the exons ATGATGGGCCGCTCCCTGCGGGTCTCCTGCCCCTACAACTCCTTGAAGCACTGGGGGAGACGCAAAGCCTGGTGCCGCCAGCTGGGTGAAGAAGGCCTGTGCCAGCAAGTGGTCAGCACCCACCCCTCGTGGCTGCTGTCCTTCCTGAAGAGGCGCAACGGGAGCACGGCCATCACGGACGACGCCCTGGGGGGCACACTCACCATCACGCTGCGGAATCTTCAAACCCACGACGCTGGGCTCTACCAGTGCCAGAGCCTCCATGGCAGCGAGGCTGACACCCTCAGGAAGGTCCTGGTGGAGGTGCTGGCTG ACCCCCGTGATTACCAGGACCCTGGAGATCTCTGGATCCCTGAGGGGTCCGAGAGCTTCGAGAATGCCCAGGTGGAGCACAGCATCTCCAG GAGCCTTTCAGAAGAGGAGAGCCCCTTCCCACCCACTTCCATCCTCTTCCTCCTGGCCTGCATCTTTCTCAGCAAGCTTCTAGCAGCCAGCGCCCTCTGGGCTGCAGCCTGGCATGGGCAGAAACAACGGCCACCCCAGGCCAGTGGACCGGACTGTGGCCACAACCCAGGTTACCAGCTCCAAACTCTGACAG AGCTGAGAGACGTATGA
- the TREML1 gene encoding trem-like transcript 1 protein, with protein sequence MGPKLLLLLLLGLVGQGLAGSLPELLQAPVGSSILVQCHYRLQDVKARKVWCQVLPEGCQPLVTSTVNRGVPAGSRIFLTDLGGGLLQVEMLALREEDAGEYACVVEGLSGTQTVHRVTLDVLPAAPALKEEEIHQDATLGESSSLDSVDSDSPLDTSQDKKRAWIWGAVFLLGLLVMVVVMLLAVMAKRKGNRFAVGGQFQSSGISNTAPSSVVQHISDSGLAVDLPSDVPYVKLDSPPSFDDTTYTSLPPDPLSGKLLPLDPPCVPPLPPKVEISSKPVTYATVIFPGMGKSGGASCEPAQEPPNSQAPPS encoded by the exons ATGGGCCCCaaactgcttctgctgctgctcctgggacTAGTAG GCCAGGGCTTGGCCGGCAGCCTCCCGGAGCTGCTGCAGGCGCCCGTGGGGAGCTCCATCCTGGTGCAGTGCCACTACCGACTCCAGGACGTCAAGGCACGAAAGGTGTGGTGCCAGGTCCTGCCAGAGGGATGCCAGCCCTTGGTAACATCAACTGTGAATCGCGGGGTCCCAGCTGGCAGCCGCATATTTCTCACAGACCTGGGGGGCGGCCTGCTCCAGGTGGAGATGCTTGCCCTGCGGGAGGAGGATGCTGGCGAGTATGCCTGTGTGGTGGAGGGCCTCTCGGGAACCCAGACTGTGCACAGGGTCACTCTGGATGTGCTTCCTGCAG CTCCTGCCCTGAAAGAGGAGGAGATCCATCAGGATGCGACTCTGGGTGAGAGCTCCTCTTTGGACTCTGTAGACAGCGACAGCCCTTTGGATACCAGCCAGGACAAGAAGAG AGCCTGGATTTGGGGTGCTGTGTTCCTGCTGGGCctgctggtgatggtggtggtgatgctgctTGCTGTGATGGCCAAAAGGAAAG GAAACAGGTTTGCTGTTGGTGGACAATTTCAGAGCAGTGGAATCTCAAACACG GCTCCCTCCTCAGTGGTCCAGCACATCAGTGACTCTGGACTGGCTGTTGATCTGCCATCAGATGTACCATATGTCAAGCTTGACTCACCACCTTCCTTTGATGACACCACTTACACCAGCCTTCCTCCTGATCCCCTGTCAGGGAAACTCCTACCCCTAGACCCACCCTGTGTGCCCCCTCTGCCTCCTAAGGTTGAGATCAGCTCCAAGCCTGTGACATACGCTACAGTCATCTTCCCTGGAATGGGCAAGAGTGGAGGAGCCTCCTGTGAGCCAGCCCAGGAGCCGCCTAACAGTCAGGCTCCACCCAGCTGA